In Zingiber officinale cultivar Zhangliang chromosome 9B, Zo_v1.1, whole genome shotgun sequence, the genomic window AAAGCTTGGTGTCCTGGAATTCACAGAAGCAGAAGACAGTGGCGCTTTCATCTTGTGAGGCAGACTTCATGGCAGCCACAACTGCGGCCTGTCATGCTTTGTGGTTGAGGAGTCTTACTAGCGAATTAACCGGTGAAAAGCCAAAGCCGGTAACTTTGTTTGTTGATAACAAATCTGCTATAGCACTCATGAAGAATCCGGTATTCCATGGTCGAAGCAAGCATATAGACACAAGGTTTCACTTTATCAGAGAATGTGTTGAGAATGGACAAATTGTGGTTGAGTTCGTTAATACCGGAGAACAGCGAGCGGATGTTTTAACTAAAGCATTGCTAGGAGTGAAGTTAGCTACTATGCGACAACTACTCGGCATCCGAGACTTAGAGTCATGTCAGGATTAGGAGGGGTAATGTGAGAATTTAATCCTCGACATAATTAAGTTAGCCACGTTAATCTCTCCTATCTTAGCCTTTCCTATGGGATAAACATTGAATTAGTCTTCCTATTTTAATTCCTATTTTAATGGGATAAGTAGTGGAATAAGTCTTTTTTTCACTGTGCGTTTCTTTGAGTGCTGTGTGTTTCTTTTGAGAACAGAAGTGAGGCAACTTCTTCTTtcgttgttttattttttgttcgctGCATCCTGCTGCTACTCACCGATTCTGAGCCAACAGAAAGTAAATTCATGCAGTCTATGTATTAACCTTGTTTGCATCAATGGGTGAAACTTTTTATGGCCAActtcaaattcaaatcaaataaaattaatccTTTTCATCTTATCCATAATCCTTATATCAGCAAGCCTCTAAAACTAATTTCTCCGtcgtaataattaaaatttattttcaaagccTCTAATTAAATCATTGTAGCACCATGATGGAGAATTGAAGCAAGAAAAAGACAGTACTGAACCATCAACTTTCCACTTAATTTGCTTAGTGCTGAGCAAATGTGGTGCCACAAGTTGATGTTTGTCTTCTATGACTGCTCATGATGATCTCAACTTGCTGTTCATCATATTTAATAATCCATTTTAAGGCCAGTTTTTAGTTCGCAGAACTCTGAAAAAATAATGTTTAATTTGCACTGCAAAATGGATGCAAGTAGGGAGCAGATTGCAATTAATTAACACTTCACAGATCAGAATCAATGAATATAAACTGATTGAGTTTATCTCTTGGGTCATGTAAAGGGAATTCAAAGCAAGCATTTGCAGttgttatttaattattatcattCAAGTAGAGACACAATTTTGGTGGAGTGCTTGGAGGTTccgtttatttgttttttttttttttttgacaaaaaataataatcttttaTCAAAAGGCTTGTTTTTATgaagaataaattattttaagaagAAGTATGATCTTGTCCGGAATATGTGTCAGACGAAGGCCGGATGAATTATTGCTAGTGTTGATGGAGAGGCGACTGAGACATCCTTCTCATATGCGTCCACCAGAAAGGATCCCCACATGGCGTTGACGAATGACAATGACTGAGTCGGCAGTACCTGATCTCTGCGCACAATCAGACAAGTACACAGAACGTTAGAGGtcagaaactagggaaaaagtccccggtgcAGActatccgacgctcaagttaggtactttttccccagaagaatagtgtacgaaggagaaagaaaagtagaagacaagtgcgaatgtgtgagagagcgtacctgcgcaagggagagaacctccctttttatatgacagtgtatACCTCTAGAGGCTGAGCAATGTCAGAGAAGTCGGGTGTTAGGATCTATCGGGTGATAGAGGGCACGTGGCATCCTCCTGTAGACTGAATGAATGTTCCATTTGCAGATGATCGCAGACTGTTGGAATATTCCCCGATACtcaacagttattctctgacagacggttACAATTATCTGACTTTGTTGTCGTGTAACACCTTCTGTCCTGACCGAGTATGAATAGGGCAACTCAGGATAATCTATCGGGTATAACACTTGACCTAAGCCTTGGGGGTCGGGAGCTGTGGAGAGATCATCTAAGAGCCGACCGGGAGTTGGTTGACCAGGAGTTAGCTCACTGAGAGAATTAAGCCTGAATATAATCGGTTCGTGAGAACCCGACAATCAGATCCAAGTCAGATATCACTCCGACTGCCTATCATGTCTTAGACCAGGGTGTCTTAGGTCTAGGGTCTTGGTATGTGAGAACTCGATCAGGAACCATGTTACTGACATCGTCACATAGTCCTACTTCCTCTTTCCCTGTCTGCTgattgtcacgtccccttgatttctgactgtcacgtccctttGACTTCTAACTGCTCAACTTTATCGGACCTCATCATTATGCGCCGTATCAAAGTACAATTCACTTTCTTATTCATTTACAAGATTTTCGATCAATCTAAGAAGAGAGGATTGTTCTCCTTTGACAAGTCAAGAAAATTAAGTGATTTGAGTGTTTTAAATGGGTCATCCACTAGACAACTCTATGCGGATTAAGAGGATCAAATCAAATAGATGATTAGGTCTAGTCGATTGGATCACTCGAGCAAATTGATTGAATGAACCAATTGGATCAGTCGATCTAATAAAGTCAATTGGGTTATTTGTTGAAACGAGTTGATCCTAAGTTGGTTAGTCGAGATAATAGGTTAGTGTTATTATAGATGATACATGTTGGTTATTTGGTTAGACAAGACAAATAAATACAAACATAGACAATCAATAGTCaatgatttatttgatttatttttttaaaatgtttttagtaacaaattattttcCTGGGCAAATTAAGAGACAATCACAGTTGGCGAGCAAAGAAAAGGAGTTGGCTTTCAAGGCTTTTTAGCATAAAgttaacaacaataataatattcaTCGTCATCATCCTCTAATTCATGTTAATCAATTATTCTCCCGTTGAACTGTCCCAAATCATTCCACCACATTTCTCACTAATAATAATTGCACTAATCTATTTCTTTCTCTTGAAAATAATGTGAATAAAAATACAATTCGATCCGACTTTAAATTATTAAAGTTGgatttatatgatttttttttttgaaaagaaaaatgtgAGAAGAAACTTCAACTATCAAGTCGGTTCTCCTTTCTTTGTCAAACAAACGGTCCAATTCTTAAAATTGAGATTTCTATTGCATTTCTCAGTTTCTAATGTAGCGACGACACGTGGCTCGACGGGTATACTAATTCTTGAGTCAGCGTGCAGTCACGCGATGCGACGCGCCATCTGTTTAGACCGGTTTTCGTCGTTGCATTTTGAACCGGCGGATCGGTTTAGCCTTCGGTTCCCCGGCTCAATTTGCTTCAATGTTTCGACAAAAGTCAAACGTGCGATGAACCAAATTATAGATCTATGGCCCATCAAACCAAAAATTGAACACATTTAGATCGGATCGGTTTGGTTCTCCAATGGCTAGAGCGGTCCGGTTTGCATTCAAAATGTCGATTTCGAAGACGAGAGAGAGATACGAGATTGCAATCAAATAGCGACGGGAAAATCGTTGTTTACTTGCCtactatatttttctttttaaattaaaacatattttaaacaCACTTGTTCTATTTCGCCTGCAAAAAGACATTGATAGTTTAAATATGTACAAAATATATTAAATGCGTCGATAATTTTTTAATCGCgtgcaaaaagaagaaaaataatagttttcctttttttccagaaagataaaatagaataaaatccACGCCGATCATCTGCCATCTTTGGCCTTCGCCGGCATCACTGCGACTGGCGGCGCGACGGAAGCCGCGGCCGTCTCTCGCAGCATCTTCACTACCTCCGTCATCGACGGGCGGAGCCCGGGGTTGTCTCCGACGCACATTGCGGCGACTGTCAGGGCGGCCGCGGCCTCCCCGGCGTCGTACTCCTCTCCCAGCCTCGCGTCCACCACCTTCGCCCCCCGCTCCCCTGGCGATCGCAGTGCCGCCGCCATCGCGGCCGTCAGTCGCAGCTCCCGCTGGGCATCGAATGCCTCCTCCCCAGTTACTATCTCCAGGAGCAGCACCCCGAAGCTGTACACATCGCTCTTCTTCGAGACCATCCCCGTCCGCAAGTAGTATGGGTCGATGTACCCGGGCGACCCCACCGCCATCGCCCGTCCGGACCGCGGCGGCGCCACCGCCGCTGAGAACCCCGCCCGCGCCGACCCGAAGTCGCAAAGCTTCGCCTCCATCCCGCCGTCGAGGAGCACGTTCGCGGCCTTCACGTCGCCGTGTATCACCGTGGGGTCACACCCGTCGTGCAGGTACTCCAGCGCTCTCGCCACTTGGTGCGCCACAGCCATGCGCCTCGCCCACGGCAGCGCCGTCCCGCCTCCTCCGTGGAGTTTCTCGTGGAGGGAGCCATTCGGTTCGTACTCCAACACCAAGACACCTTCTTCCTCTGCAATCGCGCGGGGCCAAGAAATTAGGGCTAGATTTGGGGAGGATGGAAAAGGACGAATACGAACACGATTCCGAGCCCAACCACGGTCGTCGCAGTATCCGAGGAGGCGTACGATGTGAGGGTGGCGTAGCCGGAGGAGGACGTCGAGCTCCTGGCGGAAGGCTCGGTGGAAGCGCTCGCTCGGTCGGTGGAGCTTGACGGCCGCGAGCGAAGCGTCCGGGAGGCGGGCAAGGTACACGGTGCTGGAGCCGCCTTCGCCGACCACTGCGTCGGGGGCGAACTTCCCCGTCAGCGATTCGATCTGCCGCCACCGATACCGATGGACTTTGTCCCCGATTCCACCgcctcctttttccttctccGGCGGAGTTCCCGGGCTGTCGCCGATGCGGGGATGGGCCGGGCCGAATTCCCAGTCATCCGCAGTCCGGCAGCAGCCCCAGAGCGGTATTCTGTACCCGCAGAACATCCTAAAGCAAACAACTGTACCAGAGGCAGAGGCAATAGCCAATTGAGGCTGTCGTCTATTTATAGGGTCATCTAATCAAATAATTAGTAAATAATTAATAAACAATGCTgctaataattatgtttattgtCTCTTGGATTTCTATTCTACCGATAGAAGAAGAGAAGTAGAATTCtcctttttgaaattaataaacaGAGATGTGTACGCCTTAACTGCATCGGATGTTGCCTTCCCAACCATCATCAGTCATCGCATGCCCCGGACAAACTTGAGTTGGCTATTACATAGCAGAGTTGTTATCATATAATAAGGATTCGAATTTTGACAAAGTCGAAGAAAAAAGATCCTTCTCCGTACTAGTTAATTACAGTTTCTTGATTTACCTCCTCATAGATAGTCATGGGGCCGATCATATCTTTTTACTACTGATACGGTGATGATGAGGGACCCCATCCCGTGGCCACGGTGTagatcaaagtcaagatggtcaacgcgTAGATAGCATTGATCGATCGGGCGAAGCATGCCCCGACCGGGGAAGGCCCCGATCCGCTGCCTCTTTCGACACATGGAGGAGTCAAACGACCAACGCTCAATGGATTATTGGACGCCGAACGGAAGAGGAGATGAGgtgcagaagccgagccgagcggctatcccgttcGGTCAGACAACAGAGCTTGACTGGCAGAGTTCAACTTCGCCCGAGCGATTACTCCGCTCGACCTGACATCAGGGCTCGACAGTGACAAAGTGGAACTTCGATCAAGCGGACACATGCGCAGACGTAGTGAGGTTCTGGCCGTCCGGTGGGGGCACCAGAGCACTgagattccggccgagcggccaacccACTCAGTCTTGCAGTACACTCCCTCTGATATCCAGCGACATCCTTTTGAGAGTCGGTGCTGCCAACATCGGGCATGGAtagccagaagatcgtacggcaaaagcttccactgtcacttcagagatatgctcgacccgttaaACTACTGTGTCATGGAcattttactgacaagtctttttagGAAAAACTTTTAAAAGCATGCTCGTCTTGGGAAGCATACACGCGCGCTACATGAGCTTTATATAAAAGGAGGTCCAGACattgacggaggtatgcgatattcactaTTTGTGCTAGtattcttgttgctccgccttatatttcatcgtcggtgactcacttgagcgtcggagggtcaacgccggGACCCCTTCCTTGACTCAGTACTGACGCCAAGTCCGAGCAGAGTATACGAGTGATCAAATGGAGCACCACATTTCCGACTTTCCATCTTTTTAACTTTCAGACAGGATGAACTACCATTCGTCATCGCATAATCGAATCAATTTACTCCTCTGGGTTAGCCTTAGAACGGATTGGTAAGAACGTTGGGAacaaacgtattcaccttttaccataATAATTAAATCGGCTCGACCGGATCAATCCGGTCCAATTCCTCCAGCCCTCAATCAATTtagaaaactaaattaatttcgCAAGTATCGaaaatgaattaaaaagaaaataatgaaattgttaataaaatttaaaagtcaAAAGCATGTGGTCATACAAATTGGAAGACATGTAAAATCATGCAATTAATATCTTTTCCTAATTGATTATTGGAATTTtataattggaaaaaaaaaagttatgtgTCCTCTCATCGACTGCCAGCAATGCCTCGAAATGAATAAGGTGATGCCCATACTCaactaaatcatttaattatttgTTGCCCGAATTAAAGTCAACAAAAAATTTGATTAAAACCtatcattttacaaaaaaaaaataataataatctcaaattatataaatcattaaaattatttttaaatcatcaaaataattaCTACAATATTATAGTATTATTATATTAactagtgatcgtgcacacgcgtcgCGTGTGTGATATAATACTAAAGTAGAGTTATGACTTTTTAAAATCTTTGAAAATCAGAATTATTTGGATTTTcgattaattatttgggtaagattcggTCCATACAATATTGCAATAATGCAAAGGTAACGGGgttccctatgaaaaaaattagtttaattgaatattatacttatcttagtaaaaaaactaagaaaaatatattttttaatattgtcggtctaaatatttatagaagtttttttgataatagtgttgtcaatttaagatgtgggactaaagagaaccatatttttttatataaaacaatcagagaaaattaatgatgagaaaaattcataataataaatAGGAAAAAGGATATTagcgtaaattcattttaggcttcaccaaagttagttagtaaaggggggagattttttattttttttttgaatttatgaattaaaaaaataattgaaaaaaaaataaaatatttttttaagagtttatttttagggttcaggctttggttgtagtattaaagttatttttttttagattttacctctggggtttaggcttcccaattaggttatagtgtttggttttaaaaaaaattaaaataaaattaatttaagcatttattgagtattgtaatatgttaaggggatatattaaggtattaaaaatttatataaggaaatgtttaattttttaattgattttttaaatttaaaatattaaaaaaacaaaaaaataaaaaaaagctgATCACAGACCGATCAGTACATATCCTGATCGGACATGCCGCGTCGACGTCGCGCATCTTAAGTCCCGCGGGATATCAAAACTCATATATAATTATTTGGATTTTcgattaattatttgggtaagattcggTCCATACAATAGTGCAATAATGCAAGGGTAACGGGgttccctatgaaaaaaattagtttaattgaatattatacttatcttagtaaaaaaactaagaaaaatatattttttaatattgtcggtctaaatatttatagaagtttttttgataatagtgttgtcaatttaagatgtgggactaaagagaaccatatttttttatataaaacaatcagagaaaattaatgatgagaaaaattcataataataaataggaaaaaggatattaacgtaaattcattttaggcttcaccaaagttagttagtaaaggggggagattttatattttttttttgaatttatgaattaaaaaaataattgaaaaaaaaataaaatatttttttaagagtttatttttagggttcaggctttggttgtagtattaaagttatttttttttagattttacctctggggtttaggcttcccaattaggttatagtgtttggttttaaaaaaaattaaaataaaattaatttaagcatttattgagtattgtaatatgttaaggggatatattaaggtattaaaaatttatataaggaaatgtttaattttttaattgattttttaaatttaaaatattaaaaaaacaaaaaaataaaaaaaagctgATCACAGACCGATCAGTACATTTCCTGATCGGACATGCCGCGTCGATGTCGCGCATCTTAAGTCCCGCGGGATATCAAAACTCATATATAattatttggatttttgattaattatttgggtaagattcggTCCATACAATAGTGCAATAATGCAAGGGTAACGGGgttccctatgaaaaaaattagtttaattgaatattatacttatcttagtaaaaaaactaagaaaaatatattttttaatattgtcggtctaaatatttatagaagtttttttGATAATAGTGTTGTCAATTTAAGATGTGGGAGTAAAGAgaacatatttttttatataaaacaatcagagaaaattaatgatgagaaaaattcataataatacgccgCCGCAGCTGAgactcgaactctagatcactgattgtttggcttgtggaattactaataaatcttgaaattatttttagtgtgaataggaaaaaggatattaacgtaaattcattttaggcttcaccaaagttagttagtaaaggggggagatttttaataaaatagtaagatattacAAATTTTGATAACTAAAAAGAAGTTATTTATAAATTCTTGAAAAATGAAGCTCcttttaattattttgttttttttaaaaaaaaaagaagcctTCTGATGATAATTTATATAATCTGGGATGTCCATtttatttttaccaaaaaaacATTTCTAAGAAATAAAtggataataaaaattttaaaatacgtATATATTTGGATATCTGCTGAGTTAAAAATAAAAGATTGTCTTGTTAATGAACAATTAAAGGGGTCGCCTCACACTACAACTACTAACTACTTCTttcatatataattaattgtGTATTGTTTTATATAGcaaaataataaattaacttGATTATTTGATATTGACA contains:
- the LOC122022463 gene encoding salt tolerance receptor-like cytoplasmic kinase 1; translated protein: MFCGYRIPLWGCCRTADDWEFGPAHPRIGDSPGTPPEKEKGGGGIGDKVHRYRWRQIESLTGKFAPDAVVGEGGSSTVYLARLPDASLAAVKLHRPSERFHRAFRQELDVLLRLRHPHIVRLLGYCDDREEEGVLVLEYEPNGSLHEKLHGGGGTALPWARRMAVAHQVARALEYLHDGCDPTVIHGDVKAANVLLDGGMEAKLCDFGSARAGFSAAVAPPRSGRAMAVGSPGYIDPYYLRTGMVSKKSDVYSFGVLLLEIVTGEEAFDAQRELRLTAAMAAALRSPGERGAKVVDARLGEEYDAGEAAAALTVAAMCVGDNPGLRPSMTEVVKMLRETAAASVAPPVAVMPAKAKDGR